The Amycolatopsis solani genome segment GATGAAGCCCGTCTTCACGACCTCGGCCATGCCGGCGACGAGCTCGTTCGGCGGGAGCGTCTCCAGCGTGGCGAGGTCGACGAACACCGCGCTCGGCTCGTGGAACACCCCGACGAGGTTCTTGCCGGCCTCGGTGTTGATGCCGGTCTTGCCGCCGACCGCCGCGTCGACCATGCCGAGCAGCGTGGTCGGCACGTTGACCAGCCGGACCCCGCGCATCCACGTCCCGGCGACGAACCCGGCGAGGTCGGTGACGGCGCCGCCGCCGAGCCCGACGACCACGCCTTGGCGGTCGAGCCCGATCCGGCCGAGGACCTCCCAGCAGAAGCTGGCGACGGTCAGCGCCTTGCCGTCCTCGGCGTCCGGGACCTCGACGGTGTGCGCGTCGAGCCCGGCGGCGATCAGCTCCTCGCGGATGGCCTCGGCGGTGGTGGTCAGCGTGGGCGGGTGGATCAGCGCGACCTTCGAGGCGCCGGCCAGCTGCGCGGTCAGGTCGCCGAGCAGGCCGCGGCCGACCACGACGTCGTAGGGGCGGGCGGTGGCGACGGGGATGCGCACCGGATCGGACACGGGCTGATTCACTCCTTGGCTTCGGCGGGGGCGAGGCGCGCGGCGAGCTCCGCGACGATCTCGGCCGGGGTCCGCTCGTCGGTGACGACCTCGACGGTGGCGACCTCGCGGTACACGGGGACGCGCTCGTCGAGCAGTTTCTTGAAGGTGGCGCGGGGGTTCACCCCGGCCAGCAGCGGCCGCGCGCTCGACAGGCCGGTGCGCTGCACGCCCGCGGCCAGCCCGACGTTGAGGAACACGACGGTGTGCTCGGCGAGTCGGGCCCGGGTGCCGGGCGTGAGCGGCGCGCCGCCGCCCAGGGAGAGCACGCCGTCGTGCTCCGCCAGCGCCGCGGCGACCGCTTCTTCTTCCAGCGCGCGGAAAGCGGGTTCGCCGTCGTCGGCGAAGATGTCGGAGATGCTGCGCCCGGCCCGCGCGACGATGTCGTCGTCACTGTCCCGGAACGCGACGCCGAGCGCGGCCGCCAGCAGCGGGCCGACCGTGCTCTTGCCCGAGCCGGGCGGGCCGACGACCACCGCGCGAGGGCTCACCACCGCTCCTCGAGGGCCTTCAGGTACCCCTCGGCGTTGCGCTTGCCCTCGGCGAGGGAGTCGCCGCCGAACTTCTCGAGCGCGGCGTCGGCGAGGATGAGCGCCACCACGGACTCCAGCACGACACCCGCGCGCGGCACGGCGCAGACGTCGGACCGCTGGTGGATCGCGACGGCGGGCTCACCTGTCTTGACGTCCACTGTGGACAGTGCTTTGGGGACGGTCGAGATCGGCTTCATCGCGACGCGCACCCGCAGCGGCTCGCCGTTGGTGATGCCGCCTTCGAGGCCGCCCGCGCGGTTGGACCGGCGGGTGACGCCGACCGGGCCGGTGCCGCGGTCGATCTCGTCGTGCGCCTGGCTGCCCCAGCGGCGTGCGGTGGTGAAGCCGTCGCCGACCTCGACGCCCTTCATCGCCTGGACGCCCATGAGCGCGCCGGCCAGCCGCGCGTCGAGCCGGCGGTCCCAGTGGACGTGGGAGCCGAGGCCCGGCGGGAGGCCGTAGGCGATGACCTCGATGACGCCGCCGACGGTGTCGCCCGCCTTCCGCACGGCGTCGACCTCGGCGACCATCGCGTCGGTGCCCTCCTGGCTGAAGGAGCGCACCGGGCTCTCGTCGATGGCGGCGAGGTCTTCCGGCTTGGGCAGCGGCCCCTCGGGGGCGTCCGCGCCGCCGATCGAGACGACGTGACTGAGGATCTCGACGCCCAGCAGCTGCTTGAGGTAGTTGCGCGCGACGGTGCCGAGCGCGGTCCGCGACGCCGTCTCGCGGGCGCTGGCGCGTTCGAGGACGGGGCGGGCCTCCTCGAAGCCGTACTTCTGCATGCCGGGCAGGTCGGCGTGGCCGGGGCGGGGCCGGGTGAGCGGTTCGTTGCGCGCGAGCCCTTCGAGCACCTGCGGGTCGACCGGGTCGGCCGCCATGACCTGCTCCCACTTGGGCCACTCGGCGTTGTCGATCTGCACGGCGACCGGGCCGCCCTGGGTGAGGCCGTGGCGCACGCCGCCGAGGAACTCGATGTGGTCGGTCTCGAACCCCATCCGCGGGCTGCGGCCGAAGCCGAGGCGCCGCCGGGCCAGCTGCTCGGTGACGTCGGCGGTGGTGACGGCCACCCCGGCGGGCATCCCTTCGAGCACGGCGGCCAGCGCGGGTCCGTGCGATTCACCTGCGGTGATCCAGCGCAACATGGGCTCAATCCTGTCACGGGCGCGAGGCAGCCCGGGACGTGCCTCCGCTCACGGCACGGCTTGCGCCCGGGTGGCGCGTGAGCAGGGCGGGCGGCGCAGGGGCGGCGGTGGGTCGCGGGGTCGCGAATGACTCATTCGGGACCTCCCACATCCCCAATGAGTCATTCGCGCCCCCCCGGCACCAGCGCGCCAGAACAAGGTGGCGGGCGTTTCTTCCGCACGGCTGCCGGGGGCGGCGGAAGCCTCGGGGCGCTGAAGAGCGGCTCGCGGGCCGGAGTGGGGCCCCGGCCGAGTCAGAACCCGAAGCCCGTGCCGCCGCCCGCCGGACCTCAGCGTCGCGAATGACTCATTCGGGACCTCCGACGTCCCCAATGAGTCATTCGCGACCCCCCGGCACCAGCGCGCGAGAGCAAGGTGGCTCATCCGGGACCCCCTGCGGCCCGGATGAGCCACCACCCCTCACAACGTCAGCCGCAGCAGCGCTCTTCCGCTTCCCCCGCGGACCTCCAGCGCCGCCAGGTCCGCGCGCTGCAGCGCCGTCCCGATCACGATGCGGGCCGTGTTGTCCGGGACCGCCTTCCACGTCGCCAGCTGCGTCTCCGCGCCCGTGCGGGAGATCGCCACCAGGACGTAGTCGCCGCCGCTGCGGCCGCCCGTGTAGCTGCACGACATGTCGACCTGGGTGCCCCAGTCGAACGCGTCGAGGCGGGCGTCCGCGCGGACCGGGAACTGGCCCAGTGCCGTCATCGCGATCGGCGGGGGCGGTGACGGCGCGGGCCACGACGCCACCACCGCCAGTGCCACGCACGCCGACACCGCCAGTGCCGCCGACACCGACGTCACCGCGACGCGGATGCGGCGGCCGCGGCGGACCCGGGTGAGCACCGTGGGCAGCAGGTCCGGCGGGGGTGGCCCGGAATCGGGCAGGGCCGCCGGGGTGTCGACGCGGGCCAGCAGGCCCGGCAGGCCGGCCAGTTCGCGGACCGACGCCGCGCAGTGGTCGCACGTGCGCAGGTGCTCCTCGAAGCGCTGGCGGTCCTCCGGGGACAGCGCCCCCAGCACGTAAGCGGCGTCGAACGTCGCGAACGGGTCTTCGCTCACTGGGTCACCCCCCTCTCCTCCAGCACCAGCCGCAACGCGCGCAGCGCGTAGTGCGTGCGGGACTTCACCGTTCCTTCGGCCACGCCCAGGCGCCGGGCCGCGTCCGCCACGGAATAGCCCTGGAAGTAGCACAGCACCAGGACCTCGCGGTGCCGCTCGGACAGCTCCGCGAGCGCCTCCGCGACCAGCCAGCCCTGGACCGCCCGGTCCGTCCCGTCGGCGACCGGGCGTTCCGGTGGCGCGTCCGTCACCACCTCCGACCGGGCCGACGCCGAGCGCCAGCCGTCGATCGCGATGCGCCGCGCCACCGTGAACAGCCACGCGCGGGCCGAGCCCTGCGACTGGTCCAGCACCGCCGACGAGCGCCAGGCACGCAGCAGCGTCTCCTGGACGACGTCTTCGGCGCGGATCCGGTCGCCGGAGGTCAGGTGGAGCGCGTACGACCACAACGCGGCCGCGTGCTCGTCGTGCAGGGCGCGCATCAGCGCCTCTTCGGCGACTTCGCCCACGGAATTCAGGCCGTGACCCGGCGCCGGTCCTTCAGGAACAGCAGCGCCAGGCCGCCCACGATGCAGACCGCCTCGGTGATGACGCCCCAGTACTCGGGCTGGCTGTTGAACTGGTCGTGGTTGCCGGCGAAGCCGACGGTCGCGGCCAGCACGTACGCGCCGAGCGTCAGCACGCCGAACCCGAGCGCGCCCAGCGCCGGCAGCCAGTGCCGCCAGGCCAGCACCGCGATCGCGATGACCAGGCCGCCGATCGCGTCCAGCAGGAACAGCGGGCCGACGATGCCCGGGTAGTCCTCGGTCCACAGGAAGTAGTGCACGCCCGCCGAGCCGAGCAGCGCGGCCGCCACGACGATGCGTAGAACCCAGTTCACCATGATCGTTCCTCCACTCCACACCCACTCGGCTACATACACGGAAGAGGACGCGATCCGGTTCACCGCGGATTGAACCGATGCGGTGTCGATCTCGTTCATAAGGGCATGACTGCCGAACTGCACTCCCGCCGCACCGTCCTGACCACGGGTGCCGCCGTCGCCGGTGCCGCCGTCGGCGCCGTCGCGCTCACCGCCTGCTCGTCGGACGACGCCAAGTCCGGCACCGCGCAGGCGCCGATCGCCGCCGGGACGCCGCTGGTCGCGCTCGCCGACGTCCCCGTCGGGGAGGCGAAGGCGGCCAAGGCCCCGGACGGCTCCGACGTCATCGTGGCCCGGCCGTCCGAGTCGGCCTGCGCCGCGTTCAGCGCGATCTGCACGCACCAGGGCTGCACCGTCACCCCCAAGGGCGCGGACCTGGTCTGCCCCTGCCACGGCTCGGTCTTCAACGCGCTGACCGGCGAGGTCAAGCAGGGACCGGCGAACAAGCCGCTGCCGAGTGTGGCGGTCAAGGTCGAGAACGGGAAGGTCGTGACCGGCTGACGGGCCGGGCGCACGCGAAGGGCCCTTGTGGACGGTCGTCCGCAAGGGCCCTTCGTGTGACAGGAAGAACTCAGGCGTCCCAGGCGAACAGCTTTTCGCCCGCCGCGACGTCGCGCTCGGCGTCCAAAGCGGACAGCACCTCCGCGGCGGCGTCCAGCGCGACGACCGGGACGATCGCCGAGTAGCCCGCGGCGGTCACCGCCTCCGGGTCCCAGCTGACCACCGGCTGGCCGGCCCGCACCTGCTCGCCCTTGACGACGTGCAGCGTGAAGCCCTCGCCCTTCTCCTTGACCGTGTCGATGCCGAGGTGGACCAGCACGGCCTTGCCGTCCTCGGTGGCGATGACGTAGGCGTGCGGGTGCAGCGTGGCGACCGTGCCGTCCACCGGCGCGACCGCGTCCGAGCGCCCGCCCGAGGGCCGCACGGCGATGCCCGGGCCCACCATGGCCTGCGCGAACACCGGGTCGGGGACCTCGGTGATCGGCACCACGCGCCCGGCGACCGGGCTGAGGACCTCGAGGCTCACAGCAGGTCCTCGATGTCGCTCGCGATCGTGTCCGCCTCCGGCCCGACGATCACCTGCAGGGCCGACGATCCCATCTTCACCACGCCCATCGCGCCGGCCTTCTTCAGCGCCGCTTCGTCGACGAGGCTCATGTCCTCGACCTCGCAGCGCAGCCGCGTGATGCACCCCTCGACCTCGGTGAGATTGCCCGCGCCGCCGAGTGCCGCGAGGATCTTTTCGGGCCTGTCATCCGCCATCGCGGTCTCCTTGATCACTGTTTGTTCCCAACCTGACGCGAACCGCGTGTCCACCACTACTACGCCGTTCGTCGGCATGCACCCCGTCGCGGGCCACGAACGGATAACGGTGGTTGACACCCGTCCGCACGGCGGAGCATCCTGCCCCATCAGATCATTGGTCTAGACCGGAACGTACCAATGTTCCGGGCCGGACGCGAGCACCGGTCCCCCGGTGACACGAGAACGAGGAGGGTGACGCCGATGAGCGCGGCCGCGCACGTCCCGCCACCCGACCGGGTCGTCAACGGGCCCACGCCCAAGCACGCCCAGCTGCGGGAAATCCTCCGCCGCACGGTGGAGCGGGAGCTCCCGCCGGGTGCGCCGATCCCGTCGGAACGCGAGCTGGCCCAACGCTACGGCGTGTCGCGGCTCACGGTCAGATCGGCGATCGGCAAGCTGGTCGAGGAGGGTCTGCTCGCCCGGGTCCGCGGCAAGGGCACCTTCACCGCGGCCCGGCGGATGGAACTGCAGCTCTACCTCATGTCGTTCACCGACGACATGCGGCGGCGGGGGCTGACCCCGACGACCGAGGTGGTGTCGGCGGCCACCGAGGTCCCGCCCACCGCCTCGGCGCACGCCCTCGGCCTGGCCGAGGGCACTCCCGCGCACCACCTGGTGCGGCTGCGCCACGCCGACGGCGTGCCCCTGGCCGTCGAGCGGGGCTGGTACCACGCGGGCCGGGCTCCCGGCCTGCTCGAGCTCGACCTGACCCAGTCGCTCTACGCGCAGCTGGCCGAGACGTACGACGTGCGTCCCGACCAGGCGTGGCAGACGGTCTGGGCCGAAGGAGCGGACCGCGAAACGGCCCGGCTGCTCGGCATGCGCGCCGGCAGCCCGCTGCTCGTGTTCCGCCGGGTTTCCAGCGCCAACGGCGACCCGATCGAAGACATCACTTCCTGGTACCGGGGAGATCACTACCAGGTGACCATGCAGTTGGACCGGAACACCCCGGAACCCGGTCAACCACCCCACTATGGAGGATCCAGATGAGCTCCACCACCGCGGAGGGGGCGAAGAAGAGCGGCAGCGGTCTCGCCGGTCTTCAGCGCTTCGGCCGTAGCCTCATGCTCCCCATCGCCGTGCTCCCGGCGGCGGGCATCCTGCTGCGGTTCGGGCAGGACGACATGCTCGGCAAGGACGGCCTCGGCTGGAACAAGGTCGCTTCGGTGCTGGGCGCCGCGGGCGGCACGCTGTTCAACTGGCTGCCGCTGCTGTTCGCGGTCGGCATCGCGGTCGGCTTCGCCAAGAAGGGCGACGGCTCGACGGCCGTCGCGGCGGTCGTCGGCTTCTTCGTCTTCAGCTCCGTCGTCCAGGTCTTCGCCCCGCTGAGCGACCTGCCCGGCTACAAGGCGGGCGCGACCGAACTGGCGCCGATCAAGTGGCCGTACTCGGTGCTCGCGGGTGTCGTGGTCGGCATCGTGGCGGCGTTGCTGTGGCAGAAGTACCACCGCATCAAGCTGCCCGCCTACCTGGCGTTCTTCGGTGGCCGCCGGTTCGTCCCGATCATCACCGCGGTCGTCATGGTCGTCCTCGGCGTGCTCTTCGGCCTGGTCTTCCACTGGGTCGACCAGGGCATCCAGGCCGCCGGTGACGCGGTCACCGCCTCCCCGGTGGTCGGTGGCGGCATCTACGGCGCGCTGAACCGCCTGCTCATCCCGGTCGGTCTGCACCAGCTGCTGAACGTCCCCGTCTGGTTCATCTTCGACGGCGGTGACATCAACAACTTCGTCGCGGGCAAGATGTCGGCCGGTGCCTTCACCACGGGCTTCTTCCCGATCTTCATGTTCGCCCTGCCCGCCGCCGCGCTGGCGATCTGGCAGACGGCCCGCCCGGCGCAGAAGAAGGTCGTCGGCGGTGTGATGATCGCCGGCGCGTTGACCTCGTTCCTCACCGGTGTCACCGAGCCGATCGAGTTCTCCTTCATGTTCGTCGCGTGGCCGCTGTACCTGTTCCACGCGATCATGACCGGCACCTCGCTGGCGATCTGCAACGCGCTGGGCATCCACCAGAGCTTCAACTTCTCGGCCGGCGCGATCGACTACCTGCTGAACTTCGGCGCCCCGGCGGCGCAGAAGCCGTGGCTGCTCATCCCGATCGGCCTCGTCTACGCGGTGATCTACTACTTCGTGTTCCGGTTCGCGATCGTCAAGTTCAACCTGCGCACCCCGGGCCGCGAAGACGACTCGATCGAGGCCGACCTCGACCGCACCGCCGCCGCGTAACATCCACAACGACGTAACACCCCTTAGGGAGAGGACGAACATGCCGGAGAAACGCGTCGCCGTGGCGAGCAAGGTGGGTCTGCACGCCAGGCCGGCCGCGCTGGTGGCGAAGGCGGCCGCGGCGCAACCCGTCGCGGTGCAGATCGCCAAGGCCGGCGGGAGCCCGGTGGCCGCCGGCAGCGTGCTCAACCTCATGACCCTCGCCGCCGGGTACGGCGACGAGGTCGTCATCAGCGCCGAGGGCGAGGGTGCCGAGGAGGCCGTGGAAGCGGTCGCCCAGCTTGTCGCCACCGACCTCGACGCCTGAGGCAGCGAAACCCGCGAAGGCCCCCGCACCGGTCCCCGACACCGGTGCGGGGGCCTTCGTTTCGTAGGGTGGGCGCATGGAGAGCGTGCGCCTGATCGACGAGTGGCCGGTGGACAACGCCGCGACGGCCGTGGTGTCCGCGAACGGCGACGTCGTGGGCCGCCACGGCGACACCGCGCGGGAGTTCCGGCTGGCCTCGGTCAGCAAGCCGCTGACCGCCTACGCCGCGCTCATCGCGATCGAGGAAGGCGTCGTCGAGCTCGACACGCCGGCCGGGCCCGAGGGCTCGACCGTGCGGCACCTGCTCGCCCACACCTCCGGGCTCGCGTTCGACGCGCACAAGGCGATGGCCGAGCCCGGCACGCGGCGGCTCTACTCCAACGCCGGGTTCGAGCAGCTGGCCGACGCGCTGGCCGAGCACTCCGGCATCCCCTTCGCGCAGTACCAGGCCGAAGCGCTGTTCGCCCCGCTCGGGATGACGTCGACCGCGTTGACGGGTTCGCCCGCCTCCGGCGCGGTGTCCACTGTGGACGACCTGGTGGCGTTCGCCGCCGAGCTGCAGGCCCCGAAGCTGCTCGACCCCGCGACGGTCGCCGAAGCCACGAACGTCGTCTTCCCCGGCCTGTCCGGGGTGCTGCCCGGGTTCGGGCACCAGAAACCCAACGACTGGGGCCTCGGCTTCGAGATCCGCGACCACAAGAGCCCGCACTGGACCGGCGCGAACAGCTCACCCCGGACGTTCGGGCACTTCGGCCAGTCGGGCACGTTCCTCTGGGTCGACCCGGCCGCGGGTGCGGCCTGCGTCGCGCTGACCGACCGCGCGTTCGGCCCGTGGGCCGCCGAGGTCTGGCCGCGCTACACCGACGCCGTGCTGGCGGAATTGAGCGCGTGAAGCGGCTCCTCCTCGCGGCCGTCCTGCTGGCCGCCGCCTGCAGTGCGCCAGCCGCCGTGTCCGCACCCGCTGCGCCGTTGTCGAAAGCCGCCGAGCCCCCGCCGGCGCTGGGCACGAACGGCGCCGCCGTGCCCGCGCTGCACTGGACGCCGTGCCACGGGCCGTTCCAGTGCTCGGGCGCGGCCGTGCCGCTGAGCTACCGCGAGCCGAAGGGCGCCTCGATCACGCTCTCGGTGATCCGGCTCCCGGCGAGCGACCCCGGACGGCGGCTCGGCTCGCTGTTCTTCAACTTCGGCGGCCCGGGCGCCGACGGCGTCGGCGAGCTGACGCGGTTCGCCGCCCGCTACCCCGAAGAACTGCGGGCCCGGTTCGACCTGGTGAGCTTCGACCCGCGCGGGATCGGCGGGTCCGCGCCGATCAGCTGCCCCGGCGCCGACCACCTGCCGGCCGCCGGATCGCCGCTGCGGCAGCCGGACGCGTTCTTCACCGCGAGCGCGGCGACCGGCCGGGCCTGCGCCGCGTCGGGCGCCCTGCTGAGCCACTTGTCGACGGCGAACGTGGCGCGGGACCTGGACCTGCTGCGTCAGGCCGTCGGCGACCCGTCGCTGAACTTCTACGGCTACTCCTACGGCACGTACCTGGGTGGCACGTACGCGAACCTGTTCCCGGGCAAGGTCCGCGCGATGACCCTCGACGGCACGCTCGACCTGGTCGCGAACGCCACCGGGAACCCGGGCCAGGAGCGGCAGCCGGTGGACGTCCGCGCCGACGTCGCCGGGGCGCAGCAACGGGAACTGGACCAGTTCTTCGCCGCGTGCGCCGCGGCCGGGCCGAAGTGCGCGTTCTCCGCGGGCGACCCGAAGCAGCGGTTCGCGGGGGTGTTCGCGCGGGCGTCGCGCACCACGGGCGTCGGCTCGCTGATGCGGACGGTGGACAGCGCGCTGTACCAGTCCGGCCGGTGGAAGCGGCTCGCGCAGACGCTGGCGGCGATGCCGTCGGACGCGGGCCCGGCCGCGCCCGTGCTGGACCCTTACGTGCCCACGCACTCCCCCGGGTTCCTGGCCGTGCAGTGCGTCGACAGCGACAACCCTTCTTCGGTCGCCGACTACACCGCGCTGGCCGCTCGCGAGAGTGCGCGTCAGCCGTACTTCGGGCTGGGCGCGGTGTTTTCGATGGCCCAGTGCGTCGGCTGGCCCGCGCACGATCCCGACCGGTACACGGGGCCGTGGAACCGGCCGCGGCGGAACCCGGTCCTGGTGCTGAACAACCGCTTCGACCCGGCGACGCCGCTGCACAACGCGGAAGCGACGGCCGCGGAGTTGGGTGACGGCCGGGTGCTGGTCGTCGAGGGCTACGGGCACACGTCGCTGGACGCACCCAGCGCGTGCGCTTCGGCGGCGGTGGTGCGGTATCTGGCAGAGCTGAGCGCGCCGGCCCCCGGGACGACCTGCGCGCCGGACGCAGTCCCGTTCTCGTGAGTGAGAAACAGTGTTCTAACCCTGTTTCTCACTCACGACCCGGCGGGGTGCGTCGTTCAGCCGAACGGCCGACAGGGGCAGGGTCTTTGGACCCTGCCGGGCGTGATCCGCGGGTGGTGTCATGGTTCTCGTGCGGGCCCGCCGCCGGGCCGGTGCGGGGACCTCGGGCCCCGGCGGGCCGCACGCCCAGCTACTCCATCAGCCGGATCGGTTCCCCCGCCTGGTATGCCGCGATGTCCTCGACCGCGTCGCCGTAGAAGATCTCGTAGGTCTCGCGCGCGACGAAGCCGAGGTGCGGGGTCAGGACCGCGTTGTCGAGTGTCCTCAATGGATGGTCGGCGGGGAACGGCTCGACGTCGTAGACGTCCAGCGCCGCGACCCGGATCTCGTGGCGCCGCAACGCGTCCACCAGCGCGGCTTCGTCGACGATCGGGCCGCGAGAGGTGTTCACCAGCATCGCGCTCGGCTTCATCGCCGCGAGCTCGGGCGCGCCGACCAGGCCGCGGGTGCGGTCGCTGAGCACCAGGTGGATCGACAGCACGTCCGCGCGGGCGAACAGTTCTTCCTTCGTCACGGCGGTGACACCGTGCGGCGCCGCCTTCTCCGGCGTCAGGTTCTGGCTCCAGGCGATGGTTTCCATCCCGAACGCCTGCCCGATCTTCGCCGCACCCGCGCCGAGCCTGCCGAGGCCGAGCAGGCCCAGCGTCTTGCCGTGCAGCATGGTGCCGACGGTCGTCTGCCAGCCGCCCTCCCGCATGGACCGGAACTCCTGCGGCAGGTTGCGCGCCGCGGCGAGGATCAGCGCCCAGGTGTGCTCGGCGGTCGGCTCGCCGAGATAGCCGGTCCGCGACACGACGACGCCGTTGCGCTTGGCCGCCGGGACGTCGATGGCCGCGTTGCGCGGGCCGGTGCTGACCAGGAGCTTCAGGTCGGGCAGCCGGTCGAGCACCTCGGCGGGGAACCGCGTGCGCTCGCGCATCGCGACGACCACCTCGAACCCCCGCAGCTGCGCCACGACGTCGGTGAGGGGCTCGGTGAAGACGGTGATGTCGGCCTTCAGCGAGTCCCAGTCACCGAAGGTGAGCGCGACGTTCTGGTAGTCGTCGAGGATCGCGATGCGCATGACCTCACCGTAGTGGCATCCGGCCGTGCCGCCGGAGGACCTCCGAGGTGACCCCGCTCTCTTGAACGCGTTCAAAAAGCGCGCTACCGTCGCCTTGAACACGTTCAAAACTTGGAGGAACCATGGATCGCATAGTCGTCGCATACGCCCTCTACCTGCTGATCAGCATCCCGCTGACCGTCCTCGTCGCCCGCACGCTGAGCAAGCACGGCCGCGCCTTCCTGGCCGAGGTCTTCGCCGACAGCCCCGGCCTCGCCGCCGCCGTCAACCAGCTGCTGGTCGTCGGCTTCTACCTGATCAGCCTCGGGTTCGTGACGCTGTTCCTGACCAGCCGGGCGTCGGTGCCCGGCGCGCGGGAGGTGTTCGAGCTGCTCTCGGTGAAGGTCGGCACGGTGGCGCTCATCCTCGGCGTCATGCACCTGACGAACGTGCTGGTCTTCAACGGCATCCGCCGCCGCCACCTGGCCCCGAAGCCGCCCGCGCCGGCGCCGGTCCCCTATCCGGGGATGCCGCCCTTCCCGCAGCACTGACGGAAGCGGCGCTAACGTGCAGTCCGTGGCCAAGAGCGAGGAAACGCGGTCCCTGATCGTCACGACCGCGATGCGGCTGTTCACCGAGAACGGCTACGACCGCACGACGATGCGCGCGATCGCCGCCGAAGCGGGCGTCTCCGTCGGGAACGCGTACTACTACTTTTCGTCGAAGGAACAGCTGATCCAGGGCTTCTACGACGAGATCGCGCGCCAGCACCTCGCCACGGCCCGCCCCCTGCTGGAAGACGAACCCGCCTTCGCGGCCCGCCTGCGCACGGTGCTGCTGCGCTGGCTCGACATCGCCGAGCCGTACCACCGCTTCGGCACGCAGTTCTTCGTCAACGCGGCCGACCCCGAGTCGCCGCTGAGCCCCTTCAGCGACGACTCGTCGGCCGCCCGCGAGGCCTCGATCGGGCTGATGCGCGAGGTCGTCGACGGCTCGGACGTCAAACTGGACCCGGAACTGCGGGCGCAGCTGCCGGAGCTGCTGTGGCTCTACCAGATGGGCGTGGTGCTGTTCTGGGTCCACGACCGGTCCACGGGAACCAAGCGGACGCGCATGCTGGTGGAGCGGAGCGTGCCCCTGCTGGCCCGGGTGGCGGCACTGTCCCGGCTGCGGATCTTCCGGCCGGTGAGCCGGGAGATCGTGGAGCTGATCCAGGACCTGGCTAAGCGGGACTGACTGCCCGGAAGTACAGGAACCGCGGTTTCGTGCGCAGGTTCGCCGCCCACTTCGGGTCGGCCGCCTCCGCCTCCGGGGCCGGCATCGGCTCCTCCAGCCGGTCCACCGCGAACCCCGCCTCGCGAACCGCGTTGAACGTCCAGCTCAGCGGGCGCCGGTAAAAGCGCACCACCTGGCCGGCCGGGAACTCGTCCTCCAGCAGCTCCAGCTCGAAGTAGTTCTCCCGGTCGAACCACCGCCAGTCCTCACCCGGGTGGTGCACCGAAAACACCAGCACCCCGCCGGGCTTCAAAACCCGGCGGAACTCCGCCAGCATCGGCGCCCAATCCTTCACGTAGTGGAGCACCAGCGAAGCCGTGATCACGTCGAAGGAACCCGACTCCAGCGAAAGCGGCTGAGTCACGTCCGCGACCTCGAAGCGGGCCACCGAACCGAACTTCCGCCGGGCCACGGAAACCATGCCCGGACTCGCGTCCACACCCACGACATCCGCGCCCCGCGCGGCCAGCAACCCGCTCAAGTGCCCTGCCGCGCAACCGACGTCCAGTACCCGACGGCCCGACACGGCACCGGCCAGGGAGACGATCGCCGGCCGGTCGTACCACGCGTTCGTCACCGACGTTTCCGCGTGGGACGCGTAAGCCTCGCTGAAGTCGTCGTACTGCGCCGCACGGGCGCGGCCGAGGATTTCCTCGACCACCGCCGTTTTCGCGTCGGCGTAGTTCTGGACGTACTTCCACTCCTTCGCCGCGAGCTCCCGCTTCGTCGCGGCGTACAGCTCCCGCTCCGCGGGGTGCGCCCGCAGGCGGTCGCGGAACAGCCGGTAACGCGGGGTCTGGCCGTTGCCGGGCGAGTACACGTGGAGGTTGATGTTCGTGTCCGGGCCCTTGAACATCCGGTGCTTCTCCCAGCCGGGCTCCCGGATGGTCAGCCGGTAGCCCGCCGCCTCCAGGGCGGGGACGTAGGCGTCCTCGTCATCGGAATCCGGGACCTCCAGCAGGACGTCGACGATCGGCTTCGCGCACAGGCCGGGCACCGACGTCGAGCCGACGTGCTCCAGCACGAGGACCCGCTCCCCCAGCACTCGCCGGATCCGCGTGGCTTCGCGCTC includes the following:
- a CDS encoding anti-sigma factor family protein; protein product: MSEDPFATFDAAYVLGALSPEDRQRFEEHLRTCDHCAASVRELAGLPGLLARVDTPAALPDSGPPPPDLLPTVLTRVRRGRRIRVAVTSVSAALAVSACVALAVVASWPAPSPPPPIAMTALGQFPVRADARLDAFDWGTQVDMSCSYTGGRSGGDYVLVAISRTGAETQLATWKAVPDNTARIVIGTALQRADLAALEVRGGSGRALLRLTL
- the aroC gene encoding chorismate synthase, which codes for MLRWITAGESHGPALAAVLEGMPAGVAVTTADVTEQLARRRLGFGRSPRMGFETDHIEFLGGVRHGLTQGGPVAVQIDNAEWPKWEQVMAADPVDPQVLEGLARNEPLTRPRPGHADLPGMQKYGFEEARPVLERASARETASRTALGTVARNYLKQLLGVEILSHVVSIGGADAPEGPLPKPEDLAAIDESPVRSFSQEGTDAMVAEVDAVRKAGDTVGGVIEVIAYGLPPGLGSHVHWDRRLDARLAGALMGVQAMKGVEVGDGFTTARRWGSQAHDEIDRGTGPVGVTRRSNRAGGLEGGITNGEPLRVRVAMKPISTVPKALSTVDVKTGEPAVAIHQRSDVCAVPRAGVVLESVVALILADAALEKFGGDSLAEGKRNAEGYLKALEERW
- a CDS encoding shikimate kinase, which produces MSPRAVVVGPPGSGKSTVGPLLAAALGVAFRDSDDDIVARAGRSISDIFADDGEPAFRALEEEAVAAALAEHDGVLSLGGGAPLTPGTRARLAEHTVVFLNVGLAAGVQRTGLSSARPLLAGVNPRATFKKLLDERVPVYREVATVEVVTDERTPAEIVAELAARLAPAEAKE
- a CDS encoding PTS sugar transporter subunit IIA; translated protein: MSLEVLSPVAGRVVPITEVPDPVFAQAMVGPGIAVRPSGGRSDAVAPVDGTVATLHPHAYVIATEDGKAVLVHLGIDTVKEKGEGFTLHVVKGEQVRAGQPVVSWDPEAVTAAGYSAIVPVVALDAAAEVLSALDAERDVAAGEKLFAWDA
- a CDS encoding sigma-70 family RNA polymerase sigma factor, with the protein product MGEVAEEALMRALHDEHAAALWSYALHLTSGDRIRAEDVVQETLLRAWRSSAVLDQSQGSARAWLFTVARRIAIDGWRSASARSEVVTDAPPERPVADGTDRAVQGWLVAEALAELSERHREVLVLCYFQGYSVADAARRLGVAEGTVKSRTHYALRALRLVLEERGVTQ
- the aroB gene encoding 3-dehydroquinate synthase; amino-acid sequence: MSDPVRIPVATARPYDVVVGRGLLGDLTAQLAGASKVALIHPPTLTTTAEAIREELIAAGLDAHTVEVPDAEDGKALTVASFCWEVLGRIGLDRQGVVVGLGGGAVTDLAGFVAGTWMRGVRLVNVPTTLLGMVDAAVGGKTGINTEAGKNLVGVFHEPSAVFVDLATLETLPPNELVAGMAEVVKTGFIADPRILELIEADPAAALDPGGDVLAELVRRSIQVKADVVAADLRESDLREILNYGHTLGHAIERRERYRWRHGAAVSVGLVFAAELARLAGRLDDATAERHASVLKLLGLPTTYDADALPQLLETMKGDKKTRSGVLRFVVLDALGKPGRLEGPDPSLLAAAYSAIAADAPKSGGSVLL
- a CDS encoding ubiquinol-cytochrome c reductase iron-sulfur subunit; this encodes MTAELHSRRTVLTTGAAVAGAAVGAVALTACSSDDAKSGTAQAPIAAGTPLVALADVPVGEAKAAKAPDGSDVIVARPSESACAAFSAICTHQGCTVTPKGADLVCPCHGSVFNALTGEVKQGPANKPLPSVAVKVENGKVVTG
- a CDS encoding glucose PTS transporter subunit EIIB → MADDRPEKILAALGGAGNLTEVEGCITRLRCEVEDMSLVDEAALKKAGAMGVVKMGSSALQVIVGPEADTIASDIEDLL